In one window of Passer domesticus isolate bPasDom1 unplaced genomic scaffold, bPasDom1.hap1 HAP1_SCAFFOLD_176, whole genome shotgun sequence DNA:
- the LOC135292010 gene encoding zinc finger protein 541-like isoform X2, whose product MVPLGFCMECWAVPIATALVCCSCGRWWNTGGAALEQQLQHLLLAVPQQPPSALSAIAGLCSDILISSSAARHPHSTLALCKVERRGTMKRKVRAHTEPHINVGSDFQAELPELQTGPPSEAEEPATLVWKPLEEDDPDLDKPDRVRELLDMASSRGLPGAAAQLELALHCLHQARGSVPEALEMLLSGGPSTAQGHPLADYHYAGSDRWTPEEKEAFQKAFHTYGKDFHLIQKQIPSKTVAQCVEYYYCWKKEQKLASSTLAQGV is encoded by the exons atggttcccctggggttctgcatggaatgttgggctgtgcccatagcaactgcccttgtctgctgctcctgcggccgttggtggaacactggtggagcagcactggagcagcagctgcagcatctgctcctggctgtccctcagcagccaccttctgcactcagcgccatagctggcctctgcagcgacatcctcatctcctcgtctgccgccaggcatccccacagcactttggcactgtgcaag gtggaaaggagaggcacaatgaaaaggaaagtgaGAGCCCACACtgagcc acacatcaatgttggcagtgactttcaggccgAGCTCCCCGAGCtgcagaccgggccgccaagtgaggctgaagagcctgcaaccctggtctggaagcccttggaggaagacgaccctgacctggataaaccggacagag tcagagaactgttggacatggccagctcccgtggccttcccggggcagcagctcagctggagctcgccctgcactgcctgcaccaggctcgcggcagcgttccg gaggctctggagatgttgctctcgggggggccttcaacagctcaaggccatcccttggctgattatcattacGCAG gctctgatagatggacacctgaggagaaggaggccttccaaaaggctttccacacctacggcaaggatttccatctcatccagaagcag atcccgagtaagaccgtggcacagtgtgtggaatactactactgctggaaaaaagagcagaaacttgccagcagcactcttgctcag ggagtttga
- the LOC135292010 gene encoding zinc finger protein 541-like isoform X1 gives MVPLGFCMECWAVPIATALVCCSCGRWWNTGGAALEQQLQHLLLAVPQQPPSALSAIAGLCSDILISSSAARHPHSTLALCKVERRGTMKRKVRAHTEPHINVGSDFQAELPELQTGPPSEAEEPATLVWKPLEEDDPDLDKPDRVRELLDMASSRGLPGAAAQLELALHCLHQARGSVPEALEMLLSGGPSTAQGHPLADYHYAGSDRWTPEEKEAFQKAFHTYGKDFHLIQKQVKPQDIPHLGRSSEGQVDYCGTKYCTYVPLFSSTKTVKAVTEQDMEGLRENGDPASAALLSRLFWKTKLCSVKLVSQVCCCFHNTLCWDNCSERGKEELC, from the exons atggttcccctggggttctgcatggaatgttgggctgtgcccatagcaactgcccttgtctgctgctcctgcggccgttggtggaacactggtggagcagcactggagcagcagctgcagcatctgctcctggctgtccctcagcagccaccttctgcactcagcgccatagctggcctctgcagcgacatcctcatctcctcgtctgccgccaggcatccccacagcactttggcactgtgcaag gtggaaaggagaggcacaatgaaaaggaaagtgaGAGCCCACACtgagcc acacatcaatgttggcagtgactttcaggccgAGCTCCCCGAGCtgcagaccgggccgccaagtgaggctgaagagcctgcaaccctggtctggaagcccttggaggaagacgaccctgacctggataaaccggacagag tcagagaactgttggacatggccagctcccgtggccttcccggggcagcagctcagctggagctcgccctgcactgcctgcaccaggctcgcggcagcgttccg gaggctctggagatgttgctctcgggggggccttcaacagctcaaggccatcccttggctgattatcattacGCAG gctctgatagatggacacctgaggagaaggaggccttccaaaaggctttccacacctacggcaaggatttccatctcatccagaagcaggtaaagccacaggacattcctcaccttggcagatcatcagaaggaCAAGTTGACTATTgtggtaccaaatactgcacctatgtccctcttttctcaagtaccaaaactgttaaagcagtcacagaacaggacatggaaggcctgcgtGAAAATGGTGATCcggcctctgcagcccttctctccaggctgttttggaagacaaagctctgttctgttaaacttgtctcccaggtgtgctgctgcttccacaacaccttgtgctgggataactgcagtgaacggggcaaagaagaactctgctag